attttaaaattaattatatgctAATTAAGACATCTACAGTAGCGATCAAATTAACATTAGTGGAAAATGTAAAGTGCACAAAAACACACCTTTAATTAATGCCCATAAAcagaatgaaataaaaaaactattgtttttgtttaattagtttttcaaggaaaattaaataggttgctaatttcttaaaattgacTTTCAATAAACTGTTGTAAaagattttattaacatttttaaaatttactatTGTCTTATACTATGACAATTATTCATTAGATAGAGCTGCTATAAATCTTCGTTCATTTAAACTATCTATTGGAGTACAAAGGCATTTTATATTCAATCTACAATCtacaatcaattaaaaaagaacaaattaagAACAAATCGGTTTTTtgatctttttttaaaatgttttaaaatattaaacctaAGTTAAAGCTTAACgataatataaaaaaggtGTTTAAAAGCGGCTTGCAAATGATTTTTGATGTCTATTCCTATTACTCTGACCGCAGCTGTATAAGTAAAGCCGACATGGCTGCCTCACCTGTGTGCTGCCGTAGCTGAGCGACTGATATAGCTCTCCGTACGAGGGCGTGGCATTGGTGCCACTGGCAAAGAGACCCGAGTCCAGGCTGTCCAGCTGGGCGTATCCCGCGTAGCTCTGGCTctgcgcctgctgctgctgctgttgggtGGCATTCATCTGGCCAGGAGTGGGTgccacctgctgctgctggtagtAGCTCACACTGGTCTCGGGCGTGTAAGCTGGCGAGGCATAGCCGGAGCTGTAGTTGGATTGCGTTTGCAGGAAGTACGCGGGTGCTGGTGTAGCCGCTCCCACCGGGGAGTAGCTGATGGTCTGCTGGGATGCCGGCACCTGTTGCGGCTGGAGATGCCCCACAGAGCCCTGTCGCTGCTCCAGATCCAATCGCATCACCGTGTGAATGTAGTGAGTCCGCACCCTCGTCGGATTGAACTCCACCCGGCCGACTGTGTTGCCGCAGGCTTCGCGAGTGCATCCGCAAGGGAACATGGCGCGATCCACTTGACACTTTATACCCGCCTGGCTGCAGGCGCAGGTTTCCGGATCGCAAAACTCGCGGCAGGAGCAGCCGCAAACCTCCCTGGAGTTCCTAATGTCCCGGCACTCGCTCTTCTCGCTAGCATCGATCTTCCGCACGCCCGCTGCCTTCAGCAGGGCTCTTCTCTGCTTCGGCGTCACCGGCTGCAGGAAGCCATTGGAGCCGTCCTCCGCATCAGAGCCACTGCCCTCGCTTAGGTAATCCTCCTCGGACTCTTCGCTGTCATCGCTGCTGGAGCCGCGCGGTTGGAGCTCTTGGTTTTGGCTGCGATGTGCCCGTCCTCAATTCAGCCGCATGCTCGGCCAGGGTCATCGTCTTGAAGGCAATATGCCGGGCGCCCATGCCCAGGGTGCATCCACCAGCCGTGGGCACGCAACTGAAGCCCTGTTGTCGTGGGAAATAGTAGACCTTGACCTCGTCAAAGTTTATGGAGCGCTTGGGTCGCTTTTGGGCGGTCAGCGGGGGAGCAGACATGTCGGGCACCAGATCAATAGCATCGCTTTCCGATTCTTCCAATCTTCGCTTGAGATTGGATCTGATGGGCTTGGGTTCCTGCTTCTCCGGGGCTGCTTCTGGCTCGGCTACTTTCTCCACCGGAAGTTTCGGCAAGGTTGACGTTTCACTACCTAGTCCCGAATCAGAGCCACCATCTCTCAGCTCATCTTCCTTTCTTTTAATTGGCTTGGCGGGCTTCTGGGATTCTTCCTGATTGGTGGACGATGCCACCACTCCCGAACTGGTGGCCATTTCCGTTTCGTTGCTCAACTTCAGCCAGAGCAGCTCGCCGCTGGTGTCCACTTCCTCGTTTGTGGTGACCGACGAGGAGTCCAGAATGTTGTCTATGGCCAGCGGATCCTCGGACACGGCATCGGAGGCTATCGACGAGTTGAGCTCCGCGTCGCTGAGTACGATAATCTCGTTGTTCGGATAGTTCTCCAGCTCGAGGAACTGCTCCTCCAGTTCGGTGTCCGCGGGACCTTGTGCGAAATCCGCCAGTTCATCGTCCAGCTGCTCCAGGGGCAAGGGTAAAGAGGCCATCGCCTTGGCCTTGGCCGCATGCACTTTGGTGGCATCGATTATGGAGGTCTTGATCAGCCTTTCGATGTCGTCCTCCTCGTCATCGGCGTCGTCCATTTGGGGCAGGATTTCCTGCGCCTGCTGCGGCTCCCCCATCGCCGCTCCATCGTTCAGATCCTGCTGCCCATCCTCCTGGTTCTGCTTTCTGTCGCCTTCATCGTGCGCACTTATGCTGGCGGCGGCCTCCCTTTGACCGGTTGTCGTATTTCCAGATGAAGGGCTGAACATATTGGAACCACTagcatttttttgtatgtacGTAAATATCTTTTTGATAGGACTGAACATGCTATCCGTGTCGAGGTCCCCGAAACTGGGCCCGAAAAGCACTTGGTCTTCCTAGATCTGCGAGTTACCTTTGGTCATCATCTGCAATTGAGTAGGGGAAATGGTTATACACAATGTGGCAGGGGAAAGTACTTTGCAGGTAGCGAAAAATTCTAGATCAGGTGTGTATATACAGTGAACACTCCCAATTATAAAcatgtttttagaaaaaaaaaaacgtttgctTTTATGCATAGATAGACTGCTAGTAATCCAAATAATAAGTTGTCTATACAATTATTgtacatacaaataaattaaacatttctcATGTAATATCTTGTAACAAAAGCTCGGGTTCAAATATCACCGGTGTCAAAtagttaattattaaaaatcccaaaattggtcatcatataaaaatatctttttttctgtgtacgtGTAATGGTTTGAACATACAGAGGAATCAATCAGTTCATTTTCGCATAGATTACGTTAGCTATTTCTAGTATTCACTGTATTTGCTCAAGTGTGCGTGTGCCGAATCCTTTGAAATCCTGGATCCCCGAGAATTTCGCACACAACAAAAAGCACAACTGAAAAGTAGACACACCAAGAACTAAAATCAATATTGATTAGCTAAATTTTTGGGGGCCCACCATTGCGGGTATATATCCGCTCTTAGACCACCGGAAGGACTTGCGAGATCGGCGAGGATTATCCTTTTTGGAATTTGCGTTGCAGCtgcgacaaaaaaaatgagagCGAGAGAAATGACGAAAGGCGCaactgtgtgcgtgtgtgtgcgggGCGCTGCGAGTGTGTGCGTGCAGGAGGCGGAGCAGGACgcgattttattttcaatatctATCAAAACTTCGTTTTTTAGCACATAAACTTAATCACTGCGCCCGTTTGCTTATTTCCAAATggaaatcattaaataaatccaatagtttttgcactttttcaCCCTTTTCTCACTTTTTTCTCGCAATGTTATTACTTCCATTCAGTGTGACCGCGACGAGATCACTGAATTATACCAACGGACtcttgcaaatgtacccaaaaATACCGAAAACATACATTACATTTACCGTCGAGGAAATCGATAAATATTTAGTACGCTTTGGTTggtttatataataaaaagttaGTTTTGACCTTATACCTTTGTCTCGTCTATAACAGAAACCAGAGGCTGTATGACCGTTGCTTGCCCTGCTTATAACAGGTTAATAAGGAAGTGTGACCGTTGTTTGACTATATGACAACATACTATCACGCATACGTAATTAGCGGAAAAGCTCGGAGGCGGTTTAtagtccaaaaaaaaaagtttctttcAATGTATTGAATTACTTGCTTAAATAATGAATTCTTAAGCcagcttaattaaattaactataTTAAGAtcttaaagctttttaaacTTCGAATTTGTTAGTGACGTCAGAGTGCTAAGCCTAATATTCGGTCACACCACTTAAATATAGATCTATGTGCCGATAGGAATTTACAATTGGTTTTAGTCCGTAGTAATAACATACTACATGATCTAAAAATTCATCGCAGCTTTCCACCTTCGGCATCCTCTAATTTTCGATCAGTTTTAGTATATTTACCAGAGTGCTTTGGTATTTTCCAACGGACGTGGCGCGGTCCCACAGataaaaattgcaagaaaGTTGTAAGTTAAGTTTACCAATAAACCACGCAAATTAAATTACCCAGCGCAGTGataaaggcaaaaaaaacCTAATAAACGCCAACAGAAAAACAGGAAAATCTACAACAACGCCCCGCAGCGGTGACGTCGCCTGGAAATCGAAAAAAACAAGAGTTGCAAAGAAACTCCGAGAGGCGAGTCGTCAGTCGCTATCTATCTCTCTCTGCgctcgtttcgtttcgttttgtg
This genomic stretch from Drosophila gunungcola strain Sukarami unplaced genomic scaffold, Dgunungcola_SK_2 000001F, whole genome shotgun sequence harbors:
- the LOC128262662 gene encoding LOW QUALITY PROTEIN: uncharacterized protein LOC128262662 (The sequence of the model RefSeq protein was modified relative to this genomic sequence to represent the inferred CDS: deleted 1 base in 1 codon) encodes the protein MFSPIKKIFTYIQKNASGSNMFSPSSGNTTTGQREAAASISAHDEGDRKQNQEDGQQDLNDGAAMGEPQQAQEILPQMDDADDEEDDIERLIKTSIIDATKVHAAKAKAMASLPLPLEQLDDELADFAQGPADTELEEQFLELENYPNNEIIVLSDAELNSSIASDAVSEDPLAIDNILDSSSVTTNEEVDTSGELLWLKLSNETEMATSSGVVASSTNQEESQKPAKPIKRKEDELRDGGSDSGLGSETSTLPKLPVEKVAEPEAAPEKQEPKPIRSNLKRRLEESESDAIDLVPDMSAPPLTAQKRPKRSINFDEVKVYYFPRQQGFSCVPTAGGCTLGMGARHIAFKTMTLAEHAAELRRAHRSQNQELQPRGSSSDDSEESEEDYLSEGSGSDAEDGSNGFLQPVTPKQRRALLKAAGVRKIDASEKSECRDIRNSREVCGCSCREFCDPETCACSQAGIKCQVDRAMFPCGCTREACGNTVGRVEFNPTRVRTHYIHTVMRLDLEQRQGSVGHLQPQQVPASQQTISYSPVGAATPAPAYFLQTQSNYSSGYASPAYTPETSVSYYQQQQVAPTPGQMNATQQQQQQAQSQSYAGYAQLDSLDSGLFASGTNATPSYGELYQSLSYGSTQITSYPTAYPQLSPSPVVAVASGATSSCAFSSCAVPSVPPYGNATTTASSNAPYQTIAVSTTSSRLVGNPVGVVGVAAASSPAAGASTSSAATTANEFISLSTPIASSSRLSQINDLLQHNRNTTAALVAVSEGFSGAARSSSSASTIDSIDTPPIVEDGQQRGCMNFEALPPPHVNPAPIVAVVQSKLPMPPMTTLALPPAPPSAPQPRQPLDQQHQQALGEST